The following proteins are encoded in a genomic region of Nitrospirota bacterium:
- a CDS encoding DoxX family membrane protein has product MFVLSGFEKLTHPPEEFVVVLKNYQLLPDPFLKPFALFFPWIEILFGTFLIIGLFYKVSLVMVGLLLFLLTSAIGITLLRGIPLEDCGCFKSLGVKESGGTAIFRNAVLLIFWLNLYFYPDQRWTVDQWFKDKPD; this is encoded by the coding sequence ATCCCCCGGAAGAGTTTGTGGTGGTTTTAAAAAATTATCAACTCCTCCCTGACCCTTTTTTGAAACCCTTTGCTCTTTTTTTTCCCTGGATCGAAATTCTTTTCGGGACCTTCTTAATCATCGGCCTTTTTTATAAAGTGTCGTTGGTTATGGTGGGGCTTTTGCTTTTTTTATTAACTTCAGCCATTGGAATTACCCTCCTGAGAGGAATTCCGCTTGAAGATTGCGGCTGTTTTAAATCGTTAGGCGTTAAGGAGTCAGGGGGAACCGCCATTTTTAGAAACGCGGTTCTGTTGATTTTTTGGCTAAATCTTTATTTTTATCCGGATCAGAGATGGACTGTAGATCAATGGTTTAAAGACAAACCAGATTAG
- a CDS encoding J domain-containing protein yields MKTYLDYYKLLGVKTTATPKEIKRAYHQLALQFHPDRHYDQKTEEKVKGIFQDISEAYFVLSDPKSRNEYDRITHRKFPGIVRRFSSGSESVFNGIKKDGRKKKKWTRYPVLNYFFDFIELMAMLVVLIFPFAAPFILILLFLMFFRF; encoded by the coding sequence ATGAAAACCTACCTCGATTATTATAAATTACTGGGTGTCAAGACGACAGCCACCCCAAAAGAAATCAAACGGGCCTACCATCAATTAGCCCTCCAGTTTCATCCCGACCGGCATTACGATCAAAAAACAGAAGAAAAAGTAAAAGGGATTTTTCAGGATATTTCAGAAGCCTACTTTGTCCTTTCGGACCCTAAATCACGGAATGAGTATGACCGTATTACCCACCGAAAATTCCCGGGAATTGTCCGACGTTTTTCGTCAGGATCAGAATCCGTTTTTAACGGAATTAAAAAGGATGGCCGAAAGAAAAAAAAATGGACCCGATATCCCGTCTTAAATTATTTCTTTGATTTTATTGAACTAATGGCCATGCTGGTTGTCCTGATTTTCCCGTTTGCCGCCCCTTTTATCTTAATTCTTCTGTTTTTGATGTTT